In one window of Tumebacillus algifaecis DNA:
- a CDS encoding DUF1292 domain-containing protein, producing the protein MSDNNHVHDENCNHEHEEVVILTDDEGNEREFIIVETMQVEEQHYAILVAADGTEDDGFIMRIEEDEEGEEYLIDIEEEQEWNRVVAAYEKMADAE; encoded by the coding sequence ATGTCCGACAATAACCATGTACATGACGAAAACTGCAACCACGAGCACGAAGAAGTCGTTATCCTGACCGATGACGAGGGCAACGAGCGTGAGTTTATCATCGTTGAAACCATGCAGGTCGAAGAACAGCACTACGCAATCCTCGTAGCTGCAGACGGCACTGAAGATGATGGCTTTATCATGCGTATCGAAGAAGACGAAGAGGGCGAAGAGTACCTCATCGACATCGAAGAAGAGCAAGAGTGGAACCGCGTCGTTGCTGCCTACGAAAAGATGGCTGACGCTGAGTAA
- a CDS encoding BaiN/RdsA family NAD(P)/FAD-dependent oxidoreductase, translating to MKYDCIVIGGGPSGLMASISAGMHGAKVLLLEKGDKLGRKLLISGGGRCNVTNNKEIDELIKHIPGNGRFMHGPFSVFNNRDIIRFFEDLGIKLKEEDRGRMFPVSDKAKSVLDALLRKMDELDITIKTNTPVAHVRYENGETVGVTLRGGQKFDSKAVIIAVGGMSVPKTGSTGDGYAWAREAGHTITDLYPTEVPIKSREPWIRDLQGLSLRHIELTVLNAKGKKIIVHEGDMIFTHFGISGPAVLRCSQFVVKELKKGTDQVQLLLDLFPDKTLDEVQKELHRLAELEPKKAFKNVIKGYLPERMIPLFLSRAGLQEDTTFANLPKKPLADLAELIKGLPIHAAGTLSIEEAFITGGGVHLKEVTPSTMQSKLMPGLFFCGEVLDLHGYTGGFNITVAFSTGYVAGKSAAEC from the coding sequence ATGAAGTACGATTGCATCGTCATCGGCGGCGGACCATCCGGCCTGATGGCTTCCATCTCCGCCGGCATGCATGGCGCCAAGGTGCTGTTGCTCGAAAAAGGGGACAAACTTGGCCGCAAGTTGCTGATTTCTGGCGGCGGCCGCTGCAATGTGACGAACAACAAAGAGATCGACGAACTGATCAAACACATCCCCGGAAACGGCCGCTTTATGCACGGGCCGTTTTCTGTGTTCAACAATCGTGACATCATCCGCTTTTTCGAAGACCTCGGCATCAAATTGAAAGAAGAGGACCGGGGCCGGATGTTCCCTGTCTCGGACAAAGCCAAATCGGTGCTCGACGCATTGTTGCGCAAGATGGACGAGTTGGACATCACGATCAAAACCAATACGCCTGTCGCTCATGTTCGCTATGAAAATGGGGAAACGGTCGGCGTAACGTTGCGCGGTGGACAAAAGTTCGACAGCAAAGCGGTGATCATCGCCGTCGGCGGTATGTCGGTGCCCAAGACCGGTTCGACTGGTGACGGATATGCCTGGGCGCGTGAAGCAGGGCACACGATCACCGATCTGTACCCGACCGAAGTGCCGATCAAATCCCGCGAGCCGTGGATTCGCGACCTGCAAGGTCTCTCCTTGCGCCACATCGAGCTCACCGTCCTTAATGCCAAAGGCAAAAAGATCATCGTGCATGAAGGCGACATGATTTTTACCCACTTCGGAATCTCCGGCCCTGCCGTGCTGCGCTGCTCCCAATTTGTTGTTAAAGAGTTAAAAAAGGGGACCGATCAGGTACAACTGTTGCTCGACCTTTTCCCAGACAAGACACTCGATGAGGTACAAAAGGAACTGCACAGACTGGCCGAACTGGAACCGAAAAAAGCGTTCAAAAACGTGATCAAAGGCTATCTTCCCGAGCGAATGATCCCGCTTTTCCTCAGCAGAGCAGGGCTACAAGAAGACACCACCTTCGCCAATCTGCCCAAAAAGCCGCTCGCTGATCTGGCAGAGCTGATCAAAGGACTGCCGATCCACGCAGCGGGTACGCTCTCGATCGAAGAAGCGTTCATCACCGGCGGCGGCGTGCATCTCAAGGAAGTGACGCCAAGCACCATGCAGTCCAAGCTGATGCCTGGCCTGTTCTTCTGCGGCGAAGTGCTCGACCTGCACGGCTACACAGGTGGCTTCAACATCACCGTCGCCTTTTCGACCGGTTATGTGGCTGGAAAAAGTGCTGCAGAATGCTAA
- a CDS encoding LCP family protein has protein sequence MESRKDKHRKTKVKPPTPPDGKKPRFWKTKKFKWTASILAVLLLTIIGVYAYYIGSFINDIQQGHQNPEQKLVEVETWSGTDPVNIVLLGVDNRDNDPNPRSDSIVLVTIDPKTKKAKVMSVMRDLWYKIPDDYGYEKINAAHALGGPDLTIRTLKDMLQIPIHYYAKTDFQGFIGIVDAVGGVELDVEKPLHYADDGVYDIHLDQGLQLLDGKKALMYVRFRHDALSDFARTERQRKFMVALADKMATPSTLLKIPKILDAIKPYLETNITSGDMLKLARLALEVDSSKIETLQVPPPDTFKSGWAGGGQSVLLPNVYELRKAVYQFLELDVTKLKEDTDSQPQEYYQPDPVVPANPNVQPDTPEVPVDPEKINPLPNGGNAPGGTTQPGGGTTQPGGGTTTPGGGTTTPGGGTTTPGGGTTTPGGGTTTPGGGTTTPGGGTTTPGGGTTTPGGGTTTPGGGTTTPGGGTTTPGGGTTPPGGGTTQPGGGTTPPSGGGTALPGTVLPGGAGITIPQSS, from the coding sequence ATGGAGAGCAGAAAAGACAAGCATCGAAAGACCAAGGTCAAGCCGCCTACGCCTCCGGACGGAAAAAAGCCGCGTTTTTGGAAAACGAAGAAGTTTAAATGGACGGCGTCGATCCTCGCGGTGCTGTTGTTGACGATCATCGGTGTGTACGCGTATTACATCGGTAGCTTTATCAACGATATTCAGCAGGGCCATCAGAATCCGGAGCAAAAGCTAGTCGAAGTCGAAACATGGAGCGGAACCGATCCGGTCAACATCGTATTGCTTGGTGTCGATAACCGAGACAACGATCCGAACCCACGCTCGGACAGCATTGTGTTGGTCACGATCGACCCAAAGACGAAAAAAGCAAAAGTCATGTCGGTCATGCGCGATTTGTGGTATAAAATTCCCGACGATTACGGGTATGAAAAGATCAACGCGGCGCATGCGCTGGGTGGGCCTGATCTGACGATTCGGACCTTGAAAGACATGCTTCAGATCCCGATTCACTATTATGCAAAAACGGACTTCCAAGGGTTTATCGGCATCGTCGATGCGGTCGGCGGTGTGGAGCTCGATGTGGAGAAGCCGCTGCATTATGCGGATGACGGTGTTTACGACATTCACCTTGATCAGGGACTGCAATTGCTGGACGGCAAAAAGGCACTGATGTATGTGCGTTTCCGGCATGACGCATTGTCCGACTTTGCCCGTACCGAGCGCCAACGCAAATTTATGGTGGCGTTGGCCGATAAGATGGCCACCCCGTCCACGCTGCTCAAGATCCCGAAAATTCTCGATGCGATCAAACCGTATCTGGAGACGAACATCACCAGTGGCGACATGTTGAAACTGGCACGACTGGCGTTGGAAGTGGATTCGTCGAAGATCGAGACCTTGCAGGTGCCGCCGCCCGATACGTTTAAGAGCGGTTGGGCTGGGGGCGGTCAGTCGGTGCTCTTGCCTAATGTTTACGAGTTGCGCAAAGCGGTCTATCAGTTCTTAGAACTTGATGTCACCAAGCTCAAGGAAGACACAGACTCACAGCCGCAGGAATACTATCAGCCTGATCCGGTGGTGCCGGCCAATCCGAATGTCCAACCGGACACGCCAGAAGTGCCAGTCGATCCTGAGAAGATCAACCCGCTGCCGAACGGAGGCAATGCGCCTGGCGGAACGACGCAGCCGGGTGGAGGAACGACGCAGCCGGGTGGAGGTACAACCACGCCGGGCGGAGGAACGACGACGCCGGGCGGAGGAACGACCACACCGGGTGGAGGAACGACCACGCCAGGTGGAGGAACGACGACGCCGGGTGGAGGAACTACGACGCCGGGCGGAGGAACGACGACGCCGGGCGGAGGAACGACCACACCGGGCGGAGGAACGACCACACCAGGCGGAGGAACGACGACGCCGGGTGGAGGAACGACGACGCCGGGTGGAGGAACAACCCCGCCGGGCGGAGGAACGACGCAGCCGGGTGGAGGAACAACCCCGCCGAGCGGAGGGGGCACGGCGTTGCCCGGAACGGTGTTGCCGGGCGGTGCAGGTATCACCATTCCCCAAAGTTCATAA
- a CDS encoding L,D-transpeptidase: MNLRSAFLIGFFLLSGVTSLPASDSYIRIDKSENKLTYYYFNVPLRSFPVATGRLKEDTPIGTYGVVMMVKNPWYLKTNIAGGSPDNPLGVRWIGLDVPGTDGSKYGIHGTNRPELIGSHVSAGCVRMKNTDVTWLYDHVHPGTLVEIVD, from the coding sequence ATGAATCTCCGAAGTGCGTTCCTGATCGGTTTCTTTTTGTTGAGCGGAGTGACGAGCCTGCCCGCGAGCGATTCCTACATACGGATCGACAAGTCGGAAAACAAACTGACCTACTATTATTTCAACGTGCCGCTGCGCTCATTTCCTGTCGCGACGGGGAGGTTGAAAGAAGACACACCGATCGGTACCTACGGCGTAGTGATGATGGTCAAAAACCCGTGGTACCTCAAGACAAACATCGCCGGCGGTTCCCCAGACAATCCGCTGGGTGTACGGTGGATCGGACTGGATGTTCCGGGTACGGACGGTTCAAAATATGGCATCCATGGAACCAATCGTCCAGAATTGATCGGTTCTCACGTCTCGGCCGGATGTGTGCGCATGAAAAACACAGACGTCACGTGGCTGTACGACCATGTACATCCTGGCACCTTAGTAGAAATCGTCGATTGA
- a CDS encoding MFS transporter, translating to MNELQRRSGADHNIKIVFWATLFGSVNFLEPILTLFYFERGLSEAGVLWMTLSWCLAVMIFEVPTGTIADRYGAKVSFLIGTLIGMSSTVVLFFADSLLLFCLANVLSGLAVTFFSGAEEALVYESLKEEGRADEMSGVMGKISSAIYVPAIAATLFGAFWARDLAEDQFRLLILLGLAAQAVRLFLVLRVVNPKQEDSFRENPFQHVKNGLYVIKKTPDLIKLFLNFTVVFIPSVAVFGKFEQPYLNHSGLPVEWLGVLYAVGSACALFLSRRLDWLTARFSHVTLLRVTGIGSFLMVLTATFVQDSLAVALTVYGVLRISRTLRYPLYSHLANGYIPSGSRATTLSLLSIVDSFFDLLIIGGVALIATFGLGATTSSSMTVIFGVCAFVILLGNLAPVRVAKKETQLESRIDVAP from the coding sequence ATGAATGAATTGCAGAGGCGCTCAGGAGCAGATCATAATATCAAGATTGTCTTTTGGGCTACGTTGTTTGGCAGTGTCAATTTTCTCGAACCGATCCTGACCTTGTTTTATTTTGAGCGGGGTTTATCTGAGGCTGGCGTGCTCTGGATGACGCTGAGCTGGTGTTTGGCCGTCATGATTTTTGAGGTGCCGACAGGAACGATCGCTGACCGCTATGGAGCGAAGGTGTCATTTCTCATCGGCACTTTGATCGGGATGAGCAGTACGGTTGTGCTGTTTTTCGCAGACAGCCTGCTCTTATTCTGTTTGGCAAATGTGTTGAGCGGGTTGGCGGTGACGTTCTTTTCTGGGGCGGAAGAGGCTTTGGTATATGAATCGCTGAAAGAAGAAGGCCGTGCCGATGAGATGAGCGGCGTGATGGGCAAGATCTCGTCGGCCATTTACGTGCCGGCGATCGCTGCCACTCTGTTCGGGGCATTTTGGGCGCGCGACCTGGCGGAAGATCAGTTTCGCTTGTTGATCCTGTTGGGATTGGCGGCGCAGGCAGTGCGATTGTTTCTGGTGTTGCGTGTTGTCAATCCCAAGCAGGAAGATAGCTTCCGTGAGAATCCGTTCCAGCATGTGAAAAACGGACTCTATGTGATCAAAAAGACGCCTGACCTCATCAAGCTGTTCTTGAATTTTACAGTGGTGTTCATCCCGTCGGTCGCAGTATTTGGTAAGTTTGAGCAGCCGTATTTGAACCACTCGGGCCTGCCTGTCGAGTGGCTGGGCGTACTGTATGCGGTCGGATCGGCATGTGCCTTATTCTTGTCGCGTCGTCTCGACTGGTTGACGGCACGTTTTTCCCATGTGACCCTGCTGCGGGTGACGGGAATCGGCTCCTTTCTGATGGTGCTGACAGCAACGTTTGTGCAGGACAGCTTAGCTGTGGCGCTGACGGTATACGGAGTGCTCAGGATCTCCCGCACCTTGCGTTACCCGTTGTACTCGCACTTGGCGAACGGCTACATTCCGTCAGGCAGTCGGGCGACGACACTGTCCCTGTTGTCGATTGTCGATTCGTTCTTCGACCTGCTCATCATCGGAGGAGTGGCCTTGATCGCAACATTTGGGTTAGGCGCGACGACGTCGTCCTCGATGACGGTGATCTTTGGGGTCTGTGCGTTCGTGATTCTGCTTGGCAACTTGGCACCCGTTCGGGTGGCGAAAAAGGAGACGCAGTTGGAGTCTCGCATAGATGTAGCGCCATAA
- a CDS encoding anthranilate synthase component I family protein — translation MSRMIGVRTHQKTYPRICESFEVFQALTQTHGADQAFLLDSIKDIYSRYCQSSIALFPVLTVKVKGRRFALEGNSQLTDLIEDNLTADGTELSNFTGNVSILLDGVIKSFDLHDRETMGKYAFGFVGHLSYDAIRYFENIPKTTVDDRGMDDIRLQVHQVILQFERDIINVIINEIEGLPTPSFEEIEAFLQPYAEPEFEGYDPAFLRVEEDVQEAEYIKRVEACKEYIREGDIFQVVLSKRNRVIGKIDTMQVYYRLKQVNPSPYMYYVDYGDYKIFGTSPEMQIRLEQGVAQMRPIAGTSKGKGKRPEENVQLIERLRNDEKERAEHLMLIDLCRNDLGRVCVPGSIYVKDFMVIEEYSHVYHMVSTVEGRVDSERSLFDIFLATFPAGTLTGTPKVRAMEVIDELEDFDRGAYGGVLGFIDFLGNMNTAIVIRTIIHQDDVSYFQAGAGIVADSNTQQEWNECDHKLRALVSTLMQIEEVPSRK, via the coding sequence ATGAGCCGGATGATCGGTGTACGGACTCATCAGAAGACTTACCCGCGCATTTGTGAATCGTTCGAAGTGTTTCAGGCGTTGACTCAGACGCATGGAGCAGATCAGGCCTTTTTGCTCGATTCGATCAAAGATATTTACTCACGATACTGCCAGTCGAGCATCGCGCTGTTCCCCGTGCTGACCGTCAAAGTGAAGGGACGCCGCTTTGCACTTGAAGGAAATTCGCAATTGACCGACCTGATCGAGGATAATCTCACTGCGGATGGAACTGAGCTTTCCAATTTTACAGGCAATGTTTCCATCCTGCTGGACGGGGTGATCAAGTCGTTCGATCTGCATGACCGAGAAACGATGGGCAAGTATGCGTTTGGCTTTGTCGGTCATCTGTCCTACGATGCGATCCGCTACTTTGAAAACATCCCAAAGACGACGGTGGATGACCGAGGGATGGATGATATTCGCTTGCAGGTGCACCAGGTGATCCTGCAGTTTGAGCGCGACATCATCAATGTGATCATCAATGAGATTGAGGGGCTACCTACCCCTTCGTTTGAAGAGATCGAGGCGTTTCTGCAACCGTATGCTGAGCCGGAATTTGAAGGATATGATCCAGCGTTTTTGCGCGTGGAAGAGGATGTGCAGGAAGCTGAATACATCAAGCGCGTCGAGGCGTGCAAAGAATACATTCGGGAAGGTGACATCTTCCAAGTCGTGCTCTCGAAGCGCAACCGCGTCATCGGAAAGATCGACACGATGCAGGTCTACTACCGTTTGAAGCAAGTCAATCCGTCGCCTTATATGTATTATGTCGATTATGGCGATTACAAGATCTTTGGTACCTCGCCAGAAATGCAGATTCGTTTGGAACAAGGTGTGGCCCAGATGCGGCCGATCGCGGGCACTTCAAAAGGCAAAGGCAAGCGGCCAGAGGAAAATGTGCAGTTGATCGAACGGCTGCGCAATGACGAAAAAGAGCGTGCTGAACATCTGATGCTGATCGATCTTTGCCGTAACGATTTGGGCCGCGTCTGTGTGCCAGGGTCGATCTATGTGAAAGATTTCATGGTGATCGAAGAGTATTCACATGTGTACCATATGGTTTCGACGGTGGAGGGGCGGGTCGATTCGGAGCGCAGCCTGTTTGACATCTTCTTGGCCACATTCCCAGCTGGGACCTTGACGGGTACGCCAAAAGTGCGAGCGATGGAAGTGATCGACGAGCTGGAGGACTTCGACCGTGGGGCGTATGGTGGAGTGCTCGGTTTCATCGATTTCCTGGGCAATATGAACACGGCGATCGTCATCCGTACCATCATTCATCAGGATGACGTGTCGTACTTCCAAGCGGGGGCAGGCATCGTGGCCGATTCGAATACACAGCAAGAATGGAATGAGTGTGATCACAAGCTGCGCGCGCTGGTTTCTACCTTGATGCAGATAGAAGAAGTGCCTTCTCGCAAGTAG
- a CDS encoding anthranilate synthase component II produces the protein MIVVIDNYDSFTYNIVQYLQELGADVFVKRNDEITVEEIEELNPTHLLISPGPCTPNEAGISLAAIGHFAGKIPVLGVCLGHQSIGQVFGGKVVKAEKMMHGKTSQVRHNGEGIFEGVPNPFTATRYHSLVVEKSSFPPDLEIIAESDDGEIMALRHRRFDVTGLQFHPESILTEGGMMMLQNFVTGRTGVLV, from the coding sequence ATGATCGTCGTGATCGACAACTATGATTCATTTACGTATAACATTGTGCAGTATTTGCAGGAGTTAGGCGCAGACGTTTTCGTGAAGCGCAATGATGAGATCACCGTGGAGGAGATCGAGGAGTTGAATCCGACACATCTGTTGATCTCACCAGGGCCGTGCACCCCGAATGAAGCGGGAATCTCGCTGGCCGCAATCGGCCATTTTGCCGGAAAGATCCCAGTGCTTGGCGTGTGCCTCGGACATCAGTCGATCGGGCAGGTGTTCGGTGGCAAGGTCGTGAAAGCTGAAAAGATGATGCACGGTAAGACGTCTCAGGTTCGCCACAACGGGGAAGGGATCTTTGAGGGTGTTCCGAACCCGTTCACCGCAACTCGCTATCATTCGTTGGTAGTGGAAAAAAGTTCGTTCCCGCCTGATCTGGAGATCATTGCTGAATCGGATGACGGTGAAATCATGGCGTTGCGACACCGCCGATTCGATGTGACAGGCTTGCAATTTCACCCGGAATCGATCTTGACCGAAGGCGGCATGATGATGTTGCAAAACTTCGTGACTGGCAGAACGGGGGTGCTGGTATGA
- a CDS encoding YlbF family regulator has translation MTILDRNEIWAQAFELGEMILRTPEVDHYKKCEQQMNDNKELASMVAKFKEMQENYDRLAEYSQGAHLDSLRQDMRKMQTELDAYPEVQAYKAAMGKVDELLQAVTGKIAATISEKSGE, from the coding sequence ATGACAATACTCGACCGTAATGAGATCTGGGCCCAAGCGTTTGAGTTAGGCGAAATGATTCTGCGCACACCTGAGGTCGATCATTATAAAAAATGCGAACAGCAGATGAATGACAACAAGGAACTGGCCTCAATGGTCGCTAAGTTCAAAGAAATGCAAGAAAACTACGACCGTCTGGCCGAATACTCGCAAGGCGCACATCTTGACAGCCTGCGCCAAGATATGAGAAAAATGCAGACCGAACTGGACGCCTACCCAGAAGTACAGGCTTACAAAGCGGCGATGGGGAAAGTGGACGAACTGCTCCAAGCGGTCACCGGCAAAATTGCTGCTACCATCTCGGAAAAATCGGGCGAATAG
- a CDS encoding type 1 glutamine amidotransferase, whose protein sequence is MHLKIAHLYPDLLDLYSDRGNVIILQKRVEWRGLRATVDEITVGHEPDLSEYDILVLGGGMDREQGIVAEDLQKRRENLQQAVEKGTVILAICGGYQLLGNYFETAGGQRIPGIGLLDIETVGAKVRMVGNVVAEMEIEGVKTNIIGYENHSGKTYLGKNVQPMMKVIKGYGNSGEDKFEGVRQGSVFGTYLHGPLLAKNPTLADYLITLALRRKDLSVRLDQLEDGLEARTQQKLYKRLVESR, encoded by the coding sequence ATGCACCTGAAAATCGCGCATCTGTATCCTGACCTGCTCGACCTATACAGTGACCGCGGCAACGTGATCATCCTGCAAAAGCGCGTCGAGTGGCGCGGCCTGCGTGCGACTGTCGATGAGATCACGGTAGGCCATGAGCCGGACCTCTCCGAGTACGATATTCTCGTGTTGGGCGGCGGAATGGACCGCGAACAGGGCATCGTGGCCGAAGATTTGCAAAAGCGGCGCGAAAATCTGCAACAGGCAGTCGAGAAAGGCACGGTGATCTTGGCGATTTGCGGCGGCTATCAACTGCTCGGAAACTACTTTGAAACGGCAGGTGGTCAACGCATTCCCGGTATTGGCCTGCTCGACATTGAAACGGTTGGCGCGAAAGTGCGAATGGTCGGAAATGTGGTTGCGGAGATGGAGATCGAGGGTGTGAAGACGAACATCATCGGATATGAAAATCACTCCGGCAAAACGTATCTCGGCAAAAATGTACAACCGATGATGAAAGTGATCAAAGGCTATGGGAACAGCGGGGAAGATAAGTTCGAAGGTGTGCGCCAAGGCTCAGTGTTCGGCACCTACCTGCACGGTCCGCTGTTGGCGAAAAACCCAACGTTGGCCGACTACTTGATCACGTTAGCATTGCGGCGAAAGGATCTGTCGGTGCGACTTGATCAACTGGAAGATGGTCTGGAAGCGCGGACGCAACAAAAGCTGTACAAGCGGTTGGTCGAGTCGCGCTAA
- a CDS encoding MurT ligase domain-containing protein: protein MYGLRFHTAVFAAKMTKKLLTLTGRKGTTLPGQIALRICPDLLAVYGKILGQRTVFITGTNGKTTTSNLLVHFLREDGRNVISNSLGANLIQGIASTLVEGVDLADYHDQAVVLEVDEATIGNVIAHLQPKAVVVTNFFRDQMDRYGELDTVVEMVGSALKKAPNNTTVILNADDPLVTSIAPEGKQVVYYGIESSQFDATSHSEVRDGKFCRKCGSNLQYSLYHYGQLGFYDCPSCEFTRPTPAVVAEDVKLLQEGIQFNVGSVTGFINSPALYNVYNALSAITASTVFGVQDEVLVREMGYMKTQLGRMERMTAANGRNLMLTLVKNPTGFNEVLKVVEHETRPVELVIILNDRYADGTDVSWIWDTNIERLHQLADLRRIYCSGTRAEDFAIRLRYADLGNITELVEGDIASVEQALRDLPDGHMLYILSTYTSLYNIRDHLLNQGGKEYAPENRASVS, encoded by the coding sequence TTGTACGGCCTACGGTTCCACACGGCGGTATTTGCCGCGAAGATGACGAAGAAATTACTTACGCTCACGGGCCGCAAAGGGACGACGCTGCCAGGGCAGATCGCACTGCGCATTTGTCCTGATCTGCTTGCCGTATACGGCAAAATCCTCGGTCAGCGCACCGTTTTTATCACCGGCACGAACGGCAAGACGACGACGAGCAACCTGCTCGTTCATTTCTTGCGCGAAGACGGACGGAACGTGATCTCCAATAGCTTAGGGGCGAACCTCATTCAAGGGATCGCCAGCACGCTGGTAGAAGGTGTCGATCTGGCCGATTACCATGACCAAGCGGTTGTGCTGGAAGTCGATGAAGCGACGATCGGCAACGTGATCGCTCATCTGCAGCCGAAAGCGGTGGTAGTGACCAACTTTTTCCGCGACCAGATGGACCGCTATGGTGAACTGGACACGGTGGTCGAGATGGTCGGGAGCGCATTGAAAAAAGCTCCGAACAATACGACGGTGATCCTCAACGCGGACGACCCGCTGGTCACATCGATCGCACCCGAGGGCAAACAGGTGGTCTACTACGGCATCGAGTCCAGCCAGTTTGATGCCACATCTCATTCGGAAGTGCGCGACGGCAAGTTCTGTCGCAAATGTGGTAGCAACTTGCAGTACAGCTTGTACCACTACGGTCAGCTCGGCTTTTATGACTGTCCGTCCTGTGAGTTTACCCGCCCGACTCCGGCTGTGGTGGCGGAGGATGTCAAGTTGCTTCAGGAAGGGATTCAGTTTAATGTAGGCTCGGTGACAGGCTTTATCAACTCGCCTGCGCTATACAACGTTTACAACGCGTTATCTGCGATTACGGCCTCCACCGTGTTCGGCGTGCAGGACGAAGTGTTGGTGCGCGAAATGGGCTATATGAAAACGCAACTCGGCCGCATGGAACGCATGACGGCTGCCAACGGTCGCAACCTGATGCTGACCTTGGTCAAAAACCCGACCGGGTTCAACGAAGTGCTGAAAGTGGTCGAACATGAAACGCGCCCCGTCGAGCTGGTGATCATCTTGAACGACCGCTATGCGGACGGCACCGATGTGTCGTGGATTTGGGATACGAATATTGAACGCCTGCATCAATTGGCCGACCTGCGTCGCATCTACTGCTCGGGAACGCGGGCAGAAGACTTCGCGATTCGTCTGCGCTATGCAGACCTTGGCAACATCACCGAGCTGGTTGAAGGTGATATCGCCTCGGTGGAACAGGCTTTGCGCGATCTGCCAGACGGTCATATGCTCTACATTCTGTCCACCTATACCTCGCTGTACAACATTCGCGACCATCTGCTGAACCAAGGAGGTAAGGAATATGCACCTGAAAATCGCGCATCTGTATCCTGA
- a CDS encoding alpha/beta hydrolase family protein, whose protein sequence is MQQAITLDYQGKILRGMEHVPEQEAGQRLPAVILYHGFTGTKLEPHRMFLKICRRLEALGIACFRYDFLGSGESDGNFEEMTVSGEIAEAGAILDAVKADPRIDPERVILLGMSMGGLVASVLAGERPHDVHKLVLLAPAGEMYALVREVVDGVLAIPDLQLYDYNGNLIGRSFAEDVKTLNVLQRAKGFSGDVMMIHGTKDPTVPYQVSLDYQEVAYGGRALLHLIEGADHTFNKTSWEQDVIGKICDFLR, encoded by the coding sequence ATGCAACAGGCGATTACGTTGGACTATCAAGGTAAGATTTTGCGTGGGATGGAGCACGTGCCGGAACAGGAAGCGGGCCAGCGCCTCCCAGCGGTCATTTTGTACCATGGATTTACAGGGACGAAATTGGAGCCTCATCGGATGTTTTTGAAAATTTGCCGCCGTTTGGAGGCGCTGGGTATCGCCTGCTTCCGCTATGATTTTCTGGGCAGCGGGGAGAGTGACGGCAATTTTGAAGAGATGACGGTGAGCGGTGAGATTGCCGAAGCAGGGGCGATTTTGGATGCGGTCAAAGCGGACCCGCGCATCGACCCGGAGCGCGTGATCCTGCTTGGTATGAGCATGGGGGGTCTTGTCGCATCCGTTCTTGCTGGCGAACGGCCGCACGATGTGCACAAACTTGTACTGCTCGCACCTGCCGGGGAGATGTATGCGCTGGTTCGCGAGGTCGTGGACGGAGTGTTGGCGATCCCTGATTTGCAACTGTATGATTATAACGGCAACCTGATCGGGCGTTCGTTTGCAGAAGATGTGAAAACGCTGAACGTGTTGCAACGAGCAAAAGGCTTTTCAGGCGATGTGATGATGATCCACGGCACCAAAGATCCGACCGTGCCGTACCAAGTCTCGTTGGATTATCAGGAAGTCGCTTATGGCGGGCGGGCACTGTTGCATCTGATCGAAGGGGCTGACCACACGTTCAACAAAACGTCGTGGGAGCAAGATGTGATCGGAAAAATTTGCGATTTTTTGCGCTAA